One window of the Pseudokineococcus lusitanus genome contains the following:
- a CDS encoding HNH endonuclease: protein MPWSKGGDTGATHPALLAADDARDERALNEVAGFVLRAYLQSAGHMTDYVLDEGTARLLGRSRTDWLVRRATRAGLLERVPGRSRCWKLLEDPEFVHLRLRADVERERRRKRDNANEALTVQVRLRDGDECRYCGSVVNWRDRKGGRGGTYDHNPPVQPGQATTVGGLFVSCQRCNGTRGALADPDGLLPLRPQPMEPYFTALSVAYLGERGHVVRPGAPRPGEQQEQQPAPSARPRTQRAPEQQEQQAAPSATGAAGGEAGAAASAQRPTPHPASPGAAGAAGSAQRPPVARDHHGDADPATGPPGPAQGPPAWAVDGPDPGGRPAGPADLRHSARDGSGRDGLEVPPPSRRLPSPTHPAPTSAQPPPDSRPRARRRGGRGRGSKRTSEET from the coding sequence GTCGAAGGGAGGCGACACCGGTGCAACGCACCCCGCCCTGCTCGCCGCCGACGACGCTCGCGACGAGAGGGCGCTCAACGAGGTGGCCGGCTTCGTGCTCCGCGCCTACCTGCAGTCGGCCGGTCACATGACCGACTACGTCCTCGACGAGGGGACGGCCCGTCTCCTCGGCCGCTCCCGCACGGACTGGCTCGTCAGGCGCGCGACCCGTGCCGGTCTCCTCGAGCGCGTACCCGGCAGGTCGAGGTGCTGGAAGCTCCTCGAGGATCCCGAGTTCGTGCACCTGCGGCTGCGCGCCGACGTCGAGCGCGAGCGACGCCGGAAGCGGGACAACGCCAACGAGGCGCTGACCGTGCAGGTGCGCCTTCGCGACGGCGACGAGTGCCGCTACTGCGGGAGCGTCGTGAACTGGCGCGACCGTAAGGGCGGCCGTGGCGGCACCTACGACCACAACCCGCCGGTGCAGCCCGGCCAAGCCACCACGGTCGGCGGCCTCTTCGTCTCGTGCCAACGGTGCAACGGCACCCGCGGCGCGCTCGCCGACCCCGACGGTCTCCTGCCGCTGCGTCCGCAGCCGATGGAGCCGTACTTCACCGCCCTCTCGGTCGCCTACCTCGGCGAGCGAGGGCACGTCGTCCGACCCGGTGCCCCGCGGCCCGGTGAGCAGCAGGAGCAGCAGCCAGCGCCCAGCGCCCGACCCCGCACCCAGCGGGCCCCGGAGCAGCAGGAGCAGCAGGCAGCGCCCAGCGCCACCGGGGCGGCCGGCGGAGAGGCAGGAGCAGCAGCCAGCGCCCAGCGCCCGACCCCGCACCCAGCGAGCCCCGGAGCAGCAGGAGCAGCAGGCAGCGCCCAGCGCCCGCCGGTCGCCCGCGACCACCACGGCGACGCCGACCCCGCGACGGGGCCGCCAGGCCCCGCCCAGGGCCCGCCTGCGTGGGCCGTGGACGGACCCGACCCCGGCGGCCGACCTGCAGGTCCTGCAGATCTGAGGCATTCGGCCCGGGACGGGTCGGGGCGGGACGGGTTGGAGGTCCCCCCTCCCAGCCGCCGCCTGCCCTCACCGACCCATCCCGCGCCCACCTCCGCCCAGCCCCCGCCCGACAGCCGACCCCGCGCTCGACGCCGCGGCGGCCGTGGTCGTGGCAGCAAGCGCACCTCCGAGGAGACCTGA